The genomic DNA TCCGGGGTGGGCGATTCAGATGAACTGAAAAAACATGGCATACCCGTGGTCCACCATCTTCCCGGCGTGGGCAAGAACCTGCAGGACCACCCGGATTTCATTTTCGGCTACACCACCGACAGCCCGGCCACCTTCGGTCTGTCGCCGGGTGGCATGTGGCGGGCACTGATGGCCATGAGCACCTATCGCAAGGAACGGCGCGGCCTGTGGACTTCCAACTTTGCAGAAGCCGGCGCCTTCCTGAAAACCCGGCCAGAGCTTACCGCCCCAGACCTGCAGCTGCACATGGTCACCGCCCTGGTGGATGATCACGGCCGCAAGATGCACTTCACCCAGGGCTACTCCTGCCATGTCTGCCTGCTGCGCCCGCGCAGCCGGGGCAGCGTGCAACTGGCCAGCGCCAACCCGAACGACCTGCCCCTGATCGACCCGGCCTTCCTGGACGACCCTCAGGATCTGGAAGACATGGTGGCAGGCTACAAGATCACGCAGAAGATCATGGAAGCGCCGTCACTCAAGCGCTGGATGAAGAAAGACATGTTCACCGGGAACGTAAAAAGCGACGACGAGATCCGCGAAGTGATCCGGCAACGGGCCGACACGGTCTATCACCCGGTGGGGTCCTGCAAGATGGGCACCGATGAGGCCGCCGTGGTCGACCCGCAATTACGGGTTCACGGTATTGAGGGCCTGCGTGTCATCGATGCGTCCATCATGCCCACCCTGATCGGCGGCAACACCAATGCGCCGGCCATGATGATTGCGGAAAAGGCAGTGGATATGATTCGGGGGCAGAGCCGGATCGCTTAGGAGAATCACCTTCTATCAGGAATAAGCTGTCAACAACAGCTTATTCCTGATACCTGCGATGCTCCTTTCTTCATTATCTGATCCGAATCTCATAATCATCCATCAATGAATTCTGACATAGCCTCACCCAACATCCCCAGGCACTTTTCCGACGCTTGCAGCTCAGCACGCATACGCGTCTCGGATAGGTCTTCCTGGCTGCGCTGATGCTCAACCTGTTCCTTGACTGTCATCACATCAGTGTATGGCATGATGCCTGTTCGTGTATCCAGGATGGCGACCTCACAGGTGGCAAATCCTTTGACTTCAGTCGCTGAAAATAAGCGGGATTTTTCAAAAATATCACTTCGTAAGGCATAGATAACCAAGGCATCGATCTGCATCCTGACAGCAGCTTCACGAATCTGTGACAGGGTCATCTGCTTGTTGACAGTAAAAGACGGCATGGGAACAGCCGCTTTCACCTCATCAATTCCGGTTACAGGTAGCGATAATGCATCAAAATAACGCTGCTGCTGATTCATGTAGGCTTCCGAGCGCCAATAATTCGAGCCATAGTATCGATAGCTCTGCCGCTCGGGAGACACATCCAGAAGCGCCACTCTTGCCCGGGAAGGAAAGCGGACCACACCATCCAGCGCTTTCTTTACCGCCTCATCGGACATCACAGCCTTATCCGAGGCAAATAGGGACGTCGATATCTCATTTTTTGCTGGCTCAGAGGCAGTGCGATCTTCTGAGACCGGAACCGCAGCGCATCCACCCAAAAGCGCGCCGACCAAAATAAACAGGGAAAGTTTTTTCATTAAGTGTCCTTTTCAATACTTCACAGGCTGACTAAATCCGGGACAAGAATACATTACATCGCAAACGATCAGACAACTTCATGCATGCCCCGGTCTTTTCTTTCATCACTTTGATAGGCAGAACCCTCAGCAATCCTGGGGCGCACAGAGCTCTGCAACTCCCTCGGCCAGCTCTCTCGACCGGGAAAACAGCTGATCAATCCTGCCGCCGATAACATCAACATCGCCTTTCCAGAAACCACCATTAAAGCGGTCGTCCCCCAAACCAGGCTGCGTCTGCCCATAAGTCGGCGAACGAACCACCAAGACCACTGCGCCGCGCTGTTGATGATCGGGACCGACAAGGATCAGGGGGCCAAGGCCACCACCCTTTGAGCCCAGATCAATCTCTGGATCGTCGTTGCCAGCATCGCCAAGCCCCGGCTGAGTCGTCCCATCATTGGGGTCCGTGTCCGGCACTTCTCCCCCACCCGTATTACAGCCATCAATATTGGGGTCACAGGGCATTTCTTCATCGCCGCTTCCGGTGCCACTCTCTCCATCATCGCCTGTACCATCATCGGGGTCACTGCCACCACCACTGGTGCCGTTACCGTCACCACCGCTAGCGCCATCATCACCATCAGTACCGGCTCCGTCATCAGCACCGTCATTACCTGTGTCGCCAGTCTCTCCCTCATCCTTGTTTTTTTCGACACGGTCCAGATTGCCATCGCCATCCGTCCAAATGATCACTACATCACCGTCACCGACCTCGATCTCCTCACCGTCGCCTTCAGTGTCATTGCCACTGCCCTCATCAGGTCGGTCCGGGTCGGCACCCGGGGCGGCATCATCGTTCAGGTAGTCGTTCCAGGTATCACCGGTAGCGTCCACATCGGGGTCGTTCGGATCAGGGTCGGCGCCCTGGGGGACTCTGTCATTCAGATAATTCACCCAGGGGTCACTGCTTTCATTGTTTGCCCCCCGATCATTATCCTCCCCTTCACCAGGCCAGCCATCCGGGTCGCTCTGCATATAATCTGACAACGACCCCATCAGGCCACCCAGAGAGGACTCGAACTTCGACAGCCCCGGCGAATCTGAAAGCCCACTGGGGTTTCCTCGCCCCAGATCATTGCCACCCCGACGTTCACCCAGCAGTTCAGCAAGCCTGACATTGCCGCCGACTTCAGCGAGGAGCTCACCGGCCAGATCCGTCGACCAGCCCATCATGTCTATCGCAAGAGCCGGATCACGGGTATGCAGGGCAGCCTCGAGATCCGATCCCAGTACGCTTTCCAGCGAGACAATCACGTCGGCAAGACGCTCAAGCTCCCTGACATCATCCATACCGCCAGCATGCCCTCGAGACTGCACCAATTCGATGAAGTCACTCTTCGCAGCAACAAGGGCCGGCACAGTGACGGTAGCAACGGGATAAGCCTCTTTCTGAATGTCATTGTCACTGGATTTCTCTTCTTCCCGCGTACTCTCGCAAGCCGACAGCGCAAGCACTGCAGACACAACAAACACAGCGATCGTGAGTGGATTAAGCATCCTTTCTTTTAGTGACATCATTTTCACTCCTTGTGAAAAAAGGTGGCAAAATTTTTACCACTATTATTGTTATTCAATTCGGTGTTGGCGATTCACATCTACCGGGAGAACCCTTTATGAGCATAAAATGCCTGATGCAAAAGCGCCCAAATAACAAACAACAACGAGACAGGGCCGCCAACTTTCAGTTGGTCGGTGCATAAAGAAGGCTGGTTGCAGGCAGATCCCCGCCTGAACATGGCATTAATCCAATGCGGCACGCTCCCTGTGTTGCTCAGATTCCATGTTTTCGTCGCCGAATTCATATACTAACCGCGACACTTTCATGTAATAAAAAGGTGAGCTGTAATACCAGCACTTTCACTCCCGCCAAGAAGTTGAAATTGCTATGAGATATGTACAGCTCACCTACGAAGAAAGAGTAATGCTTTCCACACTAAAACGGCAAGGCCTGTCAGTCAGAGAGATCGCACGCCAGCTGGGGCGTCATTTCTCAACTCTCTATCGCGAGCTACAGCGCAACAGTTGCTTGCACATTGACGGTTCGTACAGGCCCAGCAAAGCCGAGCGCCGAACCCGTGCCCGCCGCAGTCGCTCCAGGCGCAATCGTCACTACACTGATGATCACTTCAAGTTGATCCGGAAACTGCTGAGACAGAAGTGGTCTCCAGAGCAAATATCCGGCCATATTCGTCGGTTCTCTCTAATGCACCGCCACATCAGTCATGAAACGATATATCAGTACCTTTGGCGCGATAAGGCAGAAGGTGGCGCTCTATGGATGCATCTTCGCCAGTCGAGCAAGCAGCGAAGAAAACGCTATCGAGCCTATGACAGCAGGGGGCGATTGGCCGACAAGAGACATATCTCAGAAAGGCCTGGCTCCGTCGAAACCCGCCGCTATAGAGGGCATTGGGAGATCGATACTGTGATGGGAACAGGTTCAACTGACTGCATTGTAACGATACTTGAGCGCAAGTCCGGGTTCATCCAGATCGGCAAGCTCAGAGACCGATCCACCAAATCACTTAACAAAAAAGTCATTCGATTGATTAGCAGAGACCCGATCTCGTTCAAGACAATTACTGCTGATAATGGCACCGAGTTCCATCAGTACAAGCTGGTTGAAAAGCGCACTGGCGTGAAATTCTACTTCGCAACACCTCATCACTCATGGGAGCGAGGCAGCAATGAAAACGCGAATGGGCTAATACGACAGTATCTCCCGAAAGGAACGAGTATGTCGGAGCTGACTCAGATTGAATGCGACAGGATCGCTGACAAACTTAATAGCCGACCAAGAAAGAGACACAACTACAAAACACCAGAGGAAATCTACTATGCCTACTGATATGGATTACTGTCGCGGTTCAAACTTGATACTAGGGTCCATGCTGCCTCACTCTCCAGCACGGAACAAGAGCATGTTTTCGAATCGGCGAATCCAAACGGATACTCGTCTCGGACCCGGGAAACACATAGAAAACCAGAAAGACAGGCAGTCCCCCTGCGTTTAACGGACCCCTCCTCTCACCATCTATTCCATGTCAGAAAAGATGAGGGTCAGCTTCAAATTTTCCAGCCCGGCCAGGCAGTAGCTATCGCGCCCCGGAGCGGGGTTTTCCACGCCGACCAGAACCGCATGGTAAGGGTCAGGCGAAATCCACTCCTCGGTGGCAAAGGTTTCAGCCAGTCTCCCCACTTCCCGATCACTCAAGGTATAAACGAAATTAGGCGCGCTGCCATGTCGCCCCCGGGTAAACTCTCTGGCTGCGGAAAGCCGCTCATGGTATTCGCGGAAGTTCAAGTGCTCGTCATCAATGATGGCCGTGGGCGCCTCTATCCCGTTATGTGGTGTGCCATCATCCATTGTCGGCACGGCTACCGACGGCGGCGCAAAATTGACCCAGGCAATGAAGGGAGTATCGGCCTGGCAGTTGGCGTTATCACTGTCAGGGTGCGCCTCGCCACTGAGCGTTGCCTTGATCAGGGTACGGGGCTCACCATCCCGGGTGATTTCGCTTAAATCAAACAGCAGCCATGCATGGTGCTCCACATTCACATCAACCCGGCACCGCGGCCGGGCGCTTTTGGGGAGATCCGTGCTTTCATAACCGACCACCGCCGACGTGGGTTCCGTCAGCCCGGGATAATCCTGCCCCGGCAGCCCCGACACATTCACCCCACAGAACACATCAATGCCAGCCATGTCGCCCTCGTCACGCATGTAAAGCTGCTGGCGTGCAGTAGGCTCCAGATATCTCACTTCATAACTGCGGCTCGGATGGTGGCAGGCGGTCAGAATCATCGCCGTCATCAATAACAGTGTGCTTCGCATTGGTCGCTCCTTGTACCCGTTTGCCCCATATCCCTGGGGTTTCGTATCGACCCATGGGAGGCGGATGCCCCCCACGGCCTTTCAAGCTACCACTGGTATAGCATCCGGATCGCCAGCCAATCCGTGACGCCTTCCGCTAATTCGGGACACACATATATTTGAGGGGTTATCGGTAAAACCAATAAATGAAGAAAGCCCCTACCCCGGCCTTCTGGTTAGCATAATCGCGGCCCGGCCAGGCGCTGTTTCTGTGCCCGGATCGCTTCGGTCAGGAAGTCCATCAAGGCATGAATTCTCACCACGCCACGCAGGTCCGGGTGCATGAGAAACCAGAGGCCGAATTCCAGCTCGGGAATGGGGTCGCTGAGCTGAACAATGTCCGGATCTGAATCCGCCAGATAGCACGGCAGGACGGCCAACCCCATCCGAGAGCGAATGGCACTGAGGATGCCTACCAGGGTATCCACGCGGTAGACGCAGGCTGGTTTTAACCCGTTACTGTCCATCCACTGATCCAGTTTTGAATCCAGCAACCGGGGCCCCGCACCAATCCACGGCTGATCCACAAGAGCGCTGATGGGCTCGCCCGGGGTCAGGCCGAGGCTTCGGTGCCCATATACCGCCTGGCCAATAGTGGTCAGGGGCCGGCCGATAAGATTTTCCGGGGGGCGGTTGGAGGGGCGGATGGCAACATCTGCTTCCCGACGTGTCAGGTTGAACAACTGGTTGGAGACCGCAACGTCCACCACGATGCCCGGATAATGTTGCCGAAACTCCGTGAACAACGGCGCCAACAGGCCCATTAGCAACGAATCCGTTGTGGTGGCCCAGATTTCCCCGCTCGGCTCCAGGTCACGCCCCGCGACTTTTCTCTCGGCAGCCAGAGCGGCCTGGTCCATCACCTTGGCCGTTTCGGCAAGCTCCTCCCCGGCGGGCGTCGGCCGATACCCGGTACGGCTCCTCTCAAAGAGCGTCACCCCCAGACGCTTTTCGATCTCCCCCAGGCGCCGAAACACCGTGGCGTGACTGACCCCCATGGCACGGGACGCCCCGGACAGGGAACCCGCCACCGCCACCGCGAGAACGATCTCAAAGTCATTCCACGCCAGATGACTGCGGGTTTTCGGATAGTCGTCAGAAGCGGGCTCGTTTGGCTTTCCTGTTCGTTTTTGCAAAGTCATTACTCGCCTTTAGGGAATAGTTTGCAGCATACGACAGGACTAGCATGCCCATAAATCCATTGGATGGCCAAGGCCCCTGCGATCAGGGGCCGGGTAACGGAGGTCAGGCATGTCAGTTTTCGAAGAGGTTCAATACGTTAACAGCGGCATACCTGTCGCTGTCCGCGACAGCGCTGATGCAGAAAGAAGCCGTGCCAGTCATCTGCCTAACGAATCTATCCCGGCCAGATACCGGGATGGGCGGGGCGGCATTAACCTGGAGCAGGTCAGACGGGATCAGTTGCGGGCCAGGCAGGAGTGGCTTCAGACAGTGGTGCGACGCTTGAACGCGTTGTGGGGACGCTGAGAAATGGTGGGAGGAAAGGCCGGCATTTGAATATTGAGTCAACTCTCGGTTAGCTGATGAATTGGGACATGCCCCGATTATACGTTCTCTCTCCAGCTTCAAGGCCAGCTTTGACGCCCGCCCTGTTACGCTCCGGTTGATTCTGACTAGCTTTCAGCTTGCCTGTCAGAGAATCTATTTTTATCTCTACACCCACAATAGCCTGCACCAAACGTTCGGTGAAGTCAGCTGGCGCATCATCTACGGACCAAGGAGCACTCATGCCGGATTCATTCTGCTCTGTCAGCCGATGAAGATGGTGCTTCAGCCAGCTTGAATCCTCGATAATCCGAGCCTGACCTTCTGCATGGACAGCCAGGTAGTTCCACGTTGGAACGACTCGGCCTGTTTCTGACTTGGTTTCGTACCACGAGGGTGAAATGTAAGCATCCGGCCCCTGAAAAACGACAAGAACCCGAGCCCCACCCTGCAGGCGCTGCCAAGCCGGGTTGCTTCTAGCCAGATGGCACTGCAAAAACCCAAGAGAACCGCTCTCTTCAGGACTCAAATAAAAAGGAACATGGTTCGCCTCAATTCCAGCATCATCAGCAACTACCAGCAAACCCAATCCGTAGTCACGAATATATTGCTGAAGCTTGTCGATGTCGTCTTCCTTGAAGTGGCTCGGGACATACATGCTGCGGGACTCCTCGATTGGGGGCTCGCCCATTCTAATCCGGAACACACATAAATTTAATCAAAAGAAATCCTCATCAATCAGTATGCGATTAGGTTTTGTCCCGACACCCATTTACGGCCTGTCGAGGCGGCATAGGCTTTCAATCTTTCCAGGCTGCCGACCGCGACAGGCAGTCTCTGCTTGCGCGGCTGCATATGCCGCAGCCAGGCCCTTTCATCAATACCAAGGCGATCCAGAATCCCTGCGGCTCGCTCCGAGATTGCGCCACGCTTGTCTGCACGCATCGCCCTTCCCGTACTGTCCACGAGCTCCAGATAGTCCATCAGCCGAAAACGGCAAACCGTATTATCGTGCTCAAATTCTACTGTCTCACTATCCACCATCGGTAGCAGGGGAGGCATTTTCTTCGTTGCGTGGCGACCATTAACATCTCGGGCTCGTTGTTTCACCGAGGTATAGTCCGAAGCTTCAGGAGTACTGGCCATATCTGCCCGAACAGGGTTGAGATCCACATAGGCCATACACTGCAATACGGCCTTTTCATCCAGTAGCGCCTGGCACTTGTAACGACCTTCCCAGAAGCGGCCCTTACAGCAATCCTCCTCGTTCGCCCGCCGGGCGAGGTATTCA from Alcanivorax sp. includes the following:
- a CDS encoding choline dehydrogenase, whose product is MENDFDYLIIGGGSAGCALAGRLSEDPDTHVCLLEAGGSGDGLLVNVPSGAVAMLSKPINNWVMETVPQKGLNGRQGFQPRGKCLGGSSAINAMVYIRGHRKDYDHWAALGNDGWSYEDVLPYFRLNEHNERLDNEYHGSDGPLWVSDSRTGNPFQNYFLDAARECDIPITDDFNGAEQEGAGVYQVTQKDGERWSSARAYLFPHMDRSNLTVETNAQVQRIVFEGKRAVGVEFKQGKQVRTVRARKEVLLSAGAFQSPQLLMLSGVGDSDELKKHGIPVVHHLPGVGKNLQDHPDFIFGYTTDSPATFGLSPGGMWRALMAMSTYRKERRGLWTSNFAEAGAFLKTRPELTAPDLQLHMVTALVDDHGRKMHFTQGYSCHVCLLRPRSRGSVQLASANPNDLPLIDPAFLDDPQDLEDMVAGYKITQKIMEAPSLKRWMKKDMFTGNVKSDDEIREVIRQRADTVYHPVGSCKMGTDEAAVVDPQLRVHGIEGLRVIDASIMPTLIGGNTNAPAMMIAEKAVDMIRGQSRIA
- a CDS encoding IS30 family transposase codes for the protein MRYVQLTYEERVMLSTLKRQGLSVREIARQLGRHFSTLYRELQRNSCLHIDGSYRPSKAERRTRARRSRSRRNRHYTDDHFKLIRKLLRQKWSPEQISGHIRRFSLMHRHISHETIYQYLWRDKAEGGALWMHLRQSSKQRRKRYRAYDSRGRLADKRHISERPGSVETRRYRGHWEIDTVMGTGSTDCIVTILERKSGFIQIGKLRDRSTKSLNKKVIRLISRDPISFKTITADNGTEFHQYKLVEKRTGVKFYFATPHHSWERGSNENANGLIRQYLPKGTSMSELTQIECDRIADKLNSRPRKRHNYKTPEEIYYAY
- a CDS encoding LysR family transcriptional regulator; its protein translation is MTLQKRTGKPNEPASDDYPKTRSHLAWNDFEIVLAVAVAGSLSGASRAMGVSHATVFRRLGEIEKRLGVTLFERSRTGYRPTPAGEELAETAKVMDQAALAAERKVAGRDLEPSGEIWATTTDSLLMGLLAPLFTEFRQHYPGIVVDVAVSNQLFNLTRREADVAIRPSNRPPENLIGRPLTTIGQAVYGHRSLGLTPGEPISALVDQPWIGAGPRLLDSKLDQWMDSNGLKPACVYRVDTLVGILSAIRSRMGLAVLPCYLADSDPDIVQLSDPIPELEFGLWFLMHPDLRGVVRIHALMDFLTEAIRAQKQRLAGPRLC
- a CDS encoding FMN-binding negative transcriptional regulator → MYVPSHFKEDDIDKLQQYIRDYGLGLLVVADDAGIEANHVPFYLSPEESGSLGFLQCHLARSNPAWQRLQGGARVLVVFQGPDAYISPSWYETKSETGRVVPTWNYLAVHAEGQARIIEDSSWLKHHLHRLTEQNESGMSAPWSVDDAPADFTERLVQAIVGVEIKIDSLTGKLKASQNQPERNRAGVKAGLEAGERTYNRGMSQFIS
- a CDS encoding transposase — translated: MTRARYTQVSLDSTPYYHCICRCVRRAFLCGKDHYSGQDYEHRRQWVVDRLAVLGEVFAIDLCAYAVMSNHYHVVVRLNQKKAKAWSDTEVADRWMQLFSGPLIVKRWLSGQSEDGEALKALEIVGQWRERLYDLGWFMKCLNEYLARRANEEDCCKGRFWEGRYKCQALLDEKAVLQCMAYVDLNPVRADMASTPEASDYTSVKQRARDVNGRHATKKMPPLLPMVDSETVEFEHDNTVCRFRLMDYLELVDSTGRAMRADKRGAISERAAGILDRLGIDERAWLRHMQPRKQRLPVAVGSLERLKAYAASTGRKWVSGQNLIAY